A DNA window from Amycolatopsis sp. DSM 110486 contains the following coding sequences:
- a CDS encoding SDR family oxidoreductase, producing the protein MNSFKDRVAIVTGASRGIGLAIAKGLVERGAKVCITARKPEPLAEAVAELGGEDFAIAVPGKADDTGHQDEAVAKTIERFGRLDMLVNNTGINPVYGSTLDIDPAAAAKIFAVNVLAPIAWTRRARDAWMGEHGGSVVNVASIAGLRASPGIGMYGVSKAALIRLTQELGAELGPKIRVNAVAPAVVKTKFATALYEGKEEEVAAAYPMKRLGMPEDIAGAVAFLLSEDAGWMTGQTVVLDGGVTLGGGL; encoded by the coding sequence GTGAACTCGTTCAAGGACCGCGTGGCGATCGTGACCGGCGCCAGCCGCGGGATCGGCCTCGCCATCGCGAAGGGCCTGGTCGAGCGGGGTGCGAAGGTGTGCATCACCGCGCGGAAGCCCGAGCCGCTCGCCGAGGCCGTCGCTGAGCTCGGGGGCGAAGACTTCGCGATCGCCGTGCCCGGCAAGGCCGACGACACCGGGCACCAGGACGAGGCGGTCGCCAAGACGATCGAGCGCTTCGGCAGGCTCGACATGCTCGTGAACAACACCGGCATCAACCCGGTCTACGGGTCCACGCTCGACATCGACCCGGCCGCCGCGGCGAAGATCTTCGCCGTGAACGTGCTGGCGCCGATCGCCTGGACCAGGCGCGCCCGCGACGCGTGGATGGGCGAGCACGGCGGCTCGGTCGTCAACGTCGCCTCGATCGCCGGCCTGCGCGCGTCGCCCGGTATCGGCATGTACGGCGTGAGCAAGGCCGCGCTGATCCGCCTCACGCAGGAGCTCGGCGCCGAGCTCGGGCCGAAGATCCGCGTGAACGCGGTCGCCCCGGCCGTGGTCAAGACCAAGTTCGCGACCGCCCTGTACGAGGGCAAGGAAGAGGAAGTGGCGGCGGCCTACCCGATGAAGCGCCTCGGTATGCCCGAGGACATCGCGGGCGCGGTGGCGTTCCTGCTCTCCGAGGACGCGGGCTGGATGACCGGCCAGACCGTGGTCCTCGACGGCGGCGTGACTCTGGGCGGTGGCCTGTGA
- a CDS encoding SDR family oxidoreductase — MSAGVVITGGGGGIGRALARRFAADGARVVVADLNGEAAAEVAAEVGGTSFTGDVASEDGVAKLLAAARETLGEIDVFCANAGVAPFGDEQATEDDWARTWDVNVMAHVRAAKQLLPAWLERGKGHFIATASAAGLLTTLGSAPYSVTKHGALAFAEWLSATYRHRGITVQAICPQGVRTAMLESSGPRGQLLMGASAIGPEQVADALFTAIDEGRFLVLPHPEVAEYYALRATQTDRWLGGMNKLQRKIEALPED, encoded by the coding sequence GTGAGCGCCGGGGTCGTCATCACGGGTGGCGGCGGCGGGATCGGCCGGGCGCTGGCGCGGCGCTTCGCGGCCGACGGTGCGCGCGTGGTCGTGGCCGACCTCAACGGCGAAGCCGCGGCGGAGGTGGCCGCCGAGGTCGGTGGCACCTCGTTCACCGGTGACGTCGCGAGCGAAGACGGCGTCGCGAAGCTCCTCGCGGCCGCCCGCGAGACGCTGGGCGAGATCGACGTCTTCTGCGCCAACGCGGGCGTCGCGCCCTTCGGCGACGAGCAGGCCACCGAGGACGACTGGGCCCGCACCTGGGACGTCAACGTGATGGCCCACGTCCGCGCGGCCAAGCAGCTGCTGCCCGCGTGGCTCGAACGCGGCAAGGGCCACTTCATCGCCACCGCGTCGGCCGCGGGCCTGCTCACGACGCTGGGCTCCGCGCCGTATTCGGTGACGAAGCACGGCGCGCTGGCCTTCGCCGAGTGGCTTTCGGCGACCTACCGCCACCGCGGCATCACGGTGCAGGCCATCTGCCCGCAGGGCGTGCGCACGGCGATGCTGGAGAGCAGCGGCCCGCGCGGCCAGCTGCTGATGGGCGCGTCGGCGATCGGCCCCGAGCAGGTGGCCGACGCGTTGTTCACCGCCATCGACGAGGGCCGGTTCCTCGTGCTGCCTCACCCCGAGGTCGCCGAGTACTACGCGCTGCGCGCCACGCAGACCGACCGCTGGCTCGGCGGCATGAACAAGCTGCAGCGCAAGATCGAGGCGCTGCCGGAGGATTGA
- a CDS encoding AMP-binding protein, producing the protein MSWYDAKPWLASYDEQRAAASEFTPTTPLATFRRTVAQAPETTALVYFDARITYRELDELSDAFARHLTASGFGRGDRLALVLQNIPQFVISLLGAWKAGGIVVPVNPMYRAGELSHVLTDAGVKALVCSQTAWHDYVSALVPDSSVTIAVTTSELDLQTRDDERVLGKVRREATPGAADLLEVLRSTPGDPPPDPGLGLDDVALISYTSGTSGKPKGATNTHGNLGTNAVILAGAGRVEPGATVFALAPLFHITGMVCEVAYAIEIAGTLALAYRFEAGVVLGALLEHKPAYMVGPSTAYMALMAHPDVTPEHFASFDALYSGGAALPPAVVDTFRDRFGQYIHNGYGLTETTAGCVVVPAGVEAPLDPASGTLSIGLPVPGVIVRILADDGTELPFGEAGEIAVEGPMVVPGYWNRPDATAEALPGGRLLTGDVGFMDERGWVYVVDRKKDMINASGFKVWPREVEDVLYTHPGVREAAVVGVPDEYRGETVKAYVSAAPGAAPDPDELVAYCRERLAAYKYPRSVEVLAELPKTTSGKILRRELRARG; encoded by the coding sequence ATGAGCTGGTACGACGCGAAGCCCTGGCTCGCGAGCTACGACGAGCAGCGCGCCGCCGCGAGCGAGTTCACGCCGACCACGCCGCTGGCCACCTTCCGCCGCACCGTCGCGCAGGCACCGGAAACCACGGCGCTGGTGTACTTCGACGCCCGGATCACCTACCGCGAGCTGGACGAGCTCTCCGACGCGTTCGCCCGCCACCTCACCGCCTCCGGGTTCGGTCGCGGCGACCGGCTCGCGCTGGTGCTGCAGAACATCCCCCAGTTCGTGATCTCCCTGCTCGGCGCGTGGAAAGCCGGCGGGATCGTGGTGCCGGTCAACCCGATGTACCGCGCGGGCGAGCTGAGCCACGTGCTGACCGACGCCGGCGTCAAGGCGCTCGTCTGCTCACAAACCGCGTGGCACGACTACGTCAGCGCCCTCGTGCCCGACAGCTCGGTGACGATCGCCGTGACCACGAGCGAGCTCGACCTGCAGACCCGCGACGACGAGCGCGTGCTCGGCAAGGTGCGCCGCGAGGCGACGCCGGGCGCGGCCGACCTGCTCGAGGTGCTGCGCTCGACGCCCGGTGATCCGCCGCCCGACCCCGGGCTCGGCCTCGACGACGTCGCGCTGATCAGCTACACGTCCGGTACGAGCGGGAAACCCAAGGGCGCCACCAACACCCACGGCAACCTCGGCACCAACGCCGTGATCCTCGCCGGCGCCGGCCGCGTCGAACCGGGCGCCACGGTGTTCGCGCTCGCGCCCCTGTTCCACATCACCGGGATGGTGTGCGAGGTCGCCTACGCCATCGAGATCGCCGGCACGCTGGCGCTCGCGTACCGCTTCGAAGCTGGCGTGGTGCTCGGGGCGCTGCTGGAGCACAAGCCGGCGTACATGGTCGGCCCGTCGACGGCGTACATGGCGCTGATGGCGCACCCGGACGTCACTCCCGAGCACTTCGCGTCGTTCGACGCGCTGTACTCCGGCGGCGCGGCGCTGCCTCCGGCGGTGGTCGACACGTTCCGCGACCGGTTCGGCCAGTACATCCACAACGGCTACGGCCTCACCGAGACCACAGCCGGCTGCGTCGTGGTGCCCGCCGGTGTCGAGGCGCCCCTCGACCCGGCTTCGGGCACGCTGTCGATCGGGCTGCCGGTGCCCGGCGTGATCGTGCGGATCCTGGCTGACGACGGCACGGAGCTGCCGTTCGGCGAGGCGGGCGAGATCGCCGTCGAAGGGCCCATGGTCGTGCCCGGCTACTGGAACCGGCCGGACGCCACGGCCGAGGCGTTGCCCGGCGGGCGGCTGCTGACCGGCGACGTCGGGTTCATGGACGAGCGTGGCTGGGTCTACGTCGTGGACCGCAAGAAGGACATGATCAACGCCTCCGGGTTCAAGGTGTGGCCGCGCGAGGTCGAGGACGTGCTGTACACGCACCCCGGCGTCCGCGAGGCCGCTGTGGTGGGCGTGCCGGACGAGTACCGCGGCGAGACGGTGAAGGCGTACGTGAGCGCGGCGCCGGGCGCGGCGCCCGATCCCGACGAGCTGGTGGCCTACTGCCGGGAGCGGCTGGCCGCCTACAAGTACCCCCGATCGGTCGAGGTGCTCGCCGAGCTGCCGAAGACCACGAGCGGGAAGATCCTGAGGCGCGAGCTGCGCGCCCGAGGCTAG
- a CDS encoding phosphotriesterase: MVETVRGAVEPAALGKVLMHEHIFVLSPEFVANYPEHDGFDESVHVPEAIAKLQALKDAGIDTIVDPTVIGLGRYVPRVQKVAAEVGLQIVVATGLYTYHEVPHYLSLRGPGTPLGGDDPLVAMFVGDITEGIAGTGVKAGILKCATDEPGMTPGVERVLRAVAKAHRATGAPIMTHTHAGTRRGLEQQDVFESEGVDLSRVLIGHSGDSADLGYLTALADRGSLLGMDRFGLDVYLPFEQRVATVAAMCERGYARSMVLSHDASCYFDWLEAPVREAVLPNWHYLHITDDVLPALRERGVSETDLTTMLVDNPRRLLDHGGAY; this comes from the coding sequence GTGGTCGAGACGGTCCGCGGCGCGGTCGAGCCGGCAGCGCTGGGCAAGGTGCTCATGCACGAGCACATTTTCGTGCTGAGCCCGGAGTTCGTGGCCAACTACCCGGAGCACGACGGGTTCGACGAGTCCGTGCACGTGCCGGAGGCGATCGCGAAGCTGCAGGCGCTCAAGGACGCCGGGATCGACACGATCGTGGACCCGACGGTGATCGGGCTGGGGCGCTACGTGCCGCGTGTGCAGAAGGTCGCCGCCGAGGTGGGCCTGCAGATCGTCGTGGCGACGGGTCTGTACACCTACCACGAGGTGCCGCACTACCTCTCGCTGCGCGGGCCGGGCACGCCGCTCGGCGGTGACGACCCGCTGGTCGCGATGTTCGTCGGCGACATCACCGAGGGCATCGCCGGCACCGGCGTGAAGGCCGGGATCCTCAAGTGCGCCACCGACGAACCCGGGATGACGCCCGGCGTCGAGCGGGTGCTGCGCGCGGTCGCCAAGGCGCACCGGGCCACGGGGGCGCCGATCATGACCCACACGCACGCGGGCACGCGGCGCGGGCTGGAGCAGCAGGACGTGTTCGAGTCCGAGGGCGTGGACCTGAGCCGTGTGCTGATCGGGCACAGCGGCGACTCGGCCGACCTCGGCTACCTCACGGCCCTGGCCGACCGCGGCTCGCTGCTCGGCATGGACCGCTTCGGCCTGGACGTCTACCTGCCGTTCGAACAGCGCGTGGCGACGGTCGCGGCGATGTGCGAGCGCGGCTACGCCCGCAGCATGGTGCTCTCGCACGACGCGTCGTGCTACTTCGACTGGCTCGAGGCACCGGTGCGCGAGGCCGTGCTGCCCAACTGGCACTACCTCCACATCACCGACGACGTGCTCCCCGCGCTGCGCGAACGCGGCGTCAGCGAAACCGACCTCACCACGATGCTCGTCGACAACCCGCGCCGCCTGCTCGACCACGGGGGCGCGTACTGA
- a CDS encoding TetR/AcrR family transcriptional regulator translates to MTRAGTRKAVVSDESPAVPRRLLHHATKLFAKKGFDRTSVQEIVEAAGVTKGAMYHYFGSKDDLLYEIYARVLREQTSQLERVASSAAPLRERLAAAASDVVVSSIDNLDDNTIFLQSMHQLSADKRKAVRAERRKYHERFRRLIEEGQASGEFRTDKPADLVVDFFFGSVHHLGTWYRRGGPLSAREVGDQFADLLLSMLRP, encoded by the coding sequence ATGACCCGGGCCGGCACGCGCAAGGCCGTCGTCTCCGACGAGTCGCCCGCGGTGCCTCGCCGCCTGCTTCACCACGCGACGAAGCTCTTCGCGAAGAAGGGCTTCGACCGCACGTCGGTGCAGGAGATCGTCGAGGCCGCCGGCGTCACCAAAGGCGCCATGTACCACTACTTCGGCTCCAAGGACGACCTGCTCTACGAGATCTACGCCCGCGTGCTGCGCGAGCAGACCTCCCAGCTCGAACGCGTCGCCTCCAGCGCCGCGCCGCTGCGCGAACGCCTGGCCGCCGCCGCGTCCGACGTGGTCGTCAGCAGCATCGACAACCTCGACGACAACACCATCTTCCTGCAGTCCATGCACCAGCTCAGCGCCGACAAGCGCAAGGCCGTGCGCGCCGAACGCCGCAAGTACCACGAACGGTTCCGCCGCCTGATCGAAGAAGGCCAGGCTTCCGGCGAGTTCCGCACGGACAAGCCCGCGGACCTGGTCGTGGACTTCTTCTTCGGCTCGGTCCACCACCTGGGCACGTGGTACCGCCGAGGTGGGCCGCTGTCGGCGCGCGAGGTGGGGGACCAATTCGCGGACCTGCTGCTGTCGATGCTCCGGCCGTAA
- a CDS encoding GrpB family protein gives MSDPPAWAYEKPHVTAADPMWAARGATLCARLAEVLGPWLVDGVEHVGSTSVPGLAAKPVVDVMASVADVDAVVASAGAVLSADGWAYVPPSLDVSAQWRRFFVLPDSTNEHRLAHLHLIPAGHPRWRAQLTFRDALRADPALAAEYGTLKRRLATETTDREAYTAGKTDFVTRVLARHGVVVAPVE, from the coding sequence ATGAGTGATCCCCCGGCTTGGGCGTACGAAAAGCCGCACGTCACCGCCGCCGACCCGATGTGGGCGGCACGTGGTGCGACCTTGTGCGCGCGCTTGGCCGAGGTGCTCGGGCCATGGCTGGTCGACGGGGTGGAGCACGTCGGGTCCACGTCGGTGCCGGGGTTGGCGGCCAAGCCGGTGGTGGACGTGATGGCTTCGGTGGCGGACGTTGATGCGGTGGTGGCTTCCGCCGGCGCTGTCCTGTCGGCCGATGGCTGGGCGTACGTGCCGCCGTCCCTCGACGTCAGCGCGCAATGGCGGCGGTTCTTCGTGCTACCCGACTCCACCAACGAGCATCGGCTGGCGCACCTGCACCTGATCCCGGCCGGCCACCCGCGTTGGCGGGCCCAGCTCACTTTCCGCGACGCCCTGCGGGCGGATCCGGCGCTGGCCGCGGAGTACGGCACGCTGAAACGCCGCCTCGCCACGGAAACCACGGACCGCGAGGCCTACACCGCGGGCAAAACGGACTTCGTCACCCGCGTCCTCGCGCGCCACGGGGTGGTGGTCGCGCCCGTGGAATGA
- a CDS encoding amidase yields MLGGAGAAVAGGTLSLTLGAAPASAAPSGGPALPSVNQIPHRGRLVDYEITELAALLRAGRTSSVEITQAYLGRISKFNGPFEVYGDNGAYNAFVRVDTAGALAAARAADQRISTWRRHGGDLSPLCGIPMGIKDSVGIKGLNAQDGSAAFTGNKALQDATVVARLRAAGVVLLGNTICSAFSGSITGTFAGNAWSPSHVPGGSSQGSGVAPIARLAAACIGEETGGSIIMPSAANGASAIKPSLGTVSIAGLMPLSPGYDVLGPISRSARDSALILSTILGPDPVNDPQTLSAPLPFPVIPSSPRPGRTPLQGLTIGVPQTDWMNVGGTIKTGVSPQDTYGAEHLKAFNRLVGQLKSLGAQVKEFPGLDMTDPAQNPYFASADVLATVDGSPVSPSAAVVNANRYEVRFVAAVADFCASGIPTADAVATLTGQYGRRAPGETAASFASADRFNGGIPASVRYEGEQRRRRLIANYTRALEDAGVDFMLVLALGDVIGERAGGGPGFPVYRAYYQVPNALGWPMVSFPVGATAGLPISAQFWGPRFAEPALVQSMVDYQAHFPEYHTAAPPDPVFGTLTPKIAPRALAPAVEDPTNDPILGEEAIRRALS; encoded by the coding sequence GTGCTCGGCGGCGCCGGTGCGGCGGTCGCCGGTGGCACCCTTTCCCTCACGTTGGGTGCGGCGCCGGCGAGCGCGGCGCCGTCCGGCGGCCCGGCGCTGCCGTCGGTGAACCAGATCCCCCACCGCGGCCGGCTCGTGGACTACGAGATCACCGAGCTCGCCGCGCTGCTGCGCGCGGGCCGCACGTCGAGCGTCGAGATCACCCAGGCCTACCTCGGCCGGATCTCGAAGTTCAACGGTCCCTTCGAGGTCTACGGCGACAACGGCGCGTACAACGCGTTCGTACGCGTCGACACCGCCGGCGCGCTCGCCGCCGCGCGAGCCGCCGACCAGCGGATCTCGACCTGGCGCCGGCACGGCGGCGACCTGTCGCCGCTGTGTGGGATCCCCATGGGCATCAAGGACTCCGTGGGCATCAAGGGCCTGAACGCGCAGGACGGCAGCGCGGCGTTCACCGGCAACAAGGCGCTCCAGGACGCGACGGTCGTCGCCCGGCTGCGCGCGGCCGGCGTGGTGCTGCTAGGCAACACCATCTGCTCGGCTTTCTCCGGCTCGATCACCGGCACGTTCGCGGGCAACGCCTGGAGCCCGTCGCACGTGCCGGGCGGATCGAGCCAGGGCTCGGGGGTCGCTCCCATCGCGCGACTGGCCGCTGCCTGCATCGGCGAGGAGACGGGCGGCAGCATCATCATGCCGTCGGCCGCGAACGGCGCCAGCGCGATCAAGCCGTCGCTGGGCACGGTGTCGATCGCCGGGCTCATGCCGCTCTCACCGGGTTACGACGTGCTCGGCCCGATCTCCCGCAGCGCACGGGACTCGGCGCTGATCCTGAGCACGATCCTCGGTCCGGACCCGGTGAACGACCCGCAGACGCTCTCGGCGCCCCTGCCGTTCCCGGTGATCCCGTCGTCGCCGCGGCCAGGGCGGACTCCGTTGCAGGGCCTGACGATCGGCGTCCCGCAGACGGACTGGATGAACGTGGGCGGCACCATCAAGACCGGGGTCAGCCCGCAGGACACCTACGGCGCCGAGCACCTGAAGGCGTTCAACCGGCTGGTGGGACAGCTGAAGAGCCTGGGCGCCCAGGTGAAGGAGTTCCCCGGTCTGGACATGACCGACCCCGCGCAGAACCCCTACTTCGCGTCGGCGGACGTGCTGGCGACGGTGGACGGATCGCCCGTGTCGCCCTCGGCCGCGGTGGTGAACGCGAACCGCTACGAGGTTCGGTTCGTCGCGGCGGTGGCGGACTTCTGCGCGAGCGGCATCCCGACGGCCGACGCTGTCGCGACCCTCACCGGCCAGTACGGCCGGCGCGCGCCCGGTGAGACGGCGGCGAGCTTCGCGAGCGCCGACCGCTTCAACGGCGGCATCCCCGCCTCCGTCCGCTACGAGGGCGAACAGCGGCGGCGCCGGCTCATCGCCAACTACACCCGGGCGCTGGAGGACGCCGGCGTCGACTTCATGCTCGTGCTGGCCCTCGGCGACGTGATCGGCGAACGTGCCGGCGGTGGCCCCGGCTTCCCGGTGTACCGGGCGTACTACCAGGTGCCGAACGCGCTGGGCTGGCCCATGGTGAGCTTCCCCGTCGGCGCCACCGCCGGCCTGCCGATCTCGGCCCAGTTCTGGGGACCGCGCTTCGCGGAGCCCGCACTGGTCCAGTCGATGGTGGACTACCAGGCCCACTTCCCCGAGTACCACACCGCGGCCCCACCGGACCCGGTCTTCGGGACCCTCACCCCGAAAATCGCGCCGCGCGCCCTCGCCCCGGCCGTCGAGGACCCGACCAACGACCCGATCCTGGGCGAGGAAGCGATCAGGAGGGCTCTCTCGTGA
- a CDS encoding alpha/beta fold hydrolase has protein sequence MVPGTEQLTITVGTHHHSALAAGPESGELVLLLHGWAEFADSWTTELAVLGAAGYRAVAVDQRGYASGARPLDVDQYSVRHLITDVIAFAAALGSDRFHLVAHDWGGMVGWAFASAHPDQLRSLTILTTPHPAALHRAATDDTRQFRDLGYVRFFRHLDGRAEASLLADDAAELRAAYGDRVPAELVERNITRLTEPGALTATLNWYRGPAASEFDIPAGRISVPTLYLWGGEDPYLGRTAAELTRSYVDGEYEFEVVEGASHWLPEEAGEFILPRILDHLKRH, from the coding sequence ATGGTCCCGGGCACCGAGCAGCTGACGATCACCGTCGGCACCCACCACCACAGCGCGCTCGCCGCCGGCCCCGAGTCCGGGGAGCTCGTCCTGTTGCTGCACGGATGGGCGGAGTTCGCCGACTCGTGGACCACGGAACTCGCGGTACTGGGCGCGGCCGGCTACCGCGCCGTCGCGGTCGACCAGCGCGGCTACGCCTCGGGCGCTCGACCGCTGGACGTCGACCAGTACTCGGTGCGCCACCTCATCACCGACGTAATCGCCTTCGCCGCGGCGCTGGGGTCGGATCGCTTCCACCTCGTCGCGCACGACTGGGGCGGCATGGTCGGCTGGGCGTTCGCCAGCGCGCACCCCGACCAGTTGCGATCCCTGACCATCCTCACCACCCCGCACCCCGCCGCCCTGCACCGCGCCGCCACCGACGACACCCGCCAGTTCCGCGACCTCGGCTACGTCCGCTTCTTCCGCCACCTCGACGGCCGCGCCGAGGCCTCCCTGCTCGCCGACGACGCCGCCGAACTGCGCGCCGCGTACGGCGACCGCGTGCCCGCCGAGCTGGTCGAACGCAACATCACGCGCCTGACCGAGCCGGGCGCGCTGACCGCCACGTTGAACTGGTACCGCGGCCCGGCCGCCAGCGAATTCGACATCCCCGCCGGCCGCATCTCCGTGCCGACGCTGTACCTGTGGGGCGGCGAGGACCCGTACCTGGGCCGCACGGCTGCCGAGCTGACCCGCTCTTATGTCGACGGCGAGTACGAGTTCGAGGTCGTGGAGGGCGCCAGCCACTGGCTGCCCGAAGAGGCCGGAGAGTTCATCCTGCCGCGGATCTTGGATCACCTGAAGCGGCACTGA
- a CDS encoding acyl-CoA dehydrogenase family protein, which yields MSELPTPDLLYSDVEEDLRASVRDLLTDQASPAALLARVETAEPYDLKLWKTLAADLGAAGLMVPEELGGHGASARETAVVLEELGRSVAPVPFLGSAVLATSALLAAGGSVAAELLPRLAAGELTGALAVPLSTAPGAAFPATVSVNGDGTLSGRAGTVVDASVAELLVVPATGPDGPGLYAVEASAAQVTELVSLDLTRRVADVELDHAAARLVVSGAAAQAALDTALTTAAGLLASEQTGLTEWALTTTVTYLKARYQFGRPVGGFQSLKHRLANLYTDLVNARATARYAADALAGGFDVPIAVAVAQARVAPIAVHAVEEAIQLHGGIGMTWEHPAHLFLKRAKSDELAFGTPGRHRARLADLVDLPA from the coding sequence ATGAGCGAGCTGCCCACCCCGGACCTGCTGTACTCCGACGTCGAGGAGGACCTGCGCGCGTCGGTGCGGGACCTGCTCACCGACCAGGCCTCGCCGGCCGCGCTGCTGGCGCGCGTCGAGACGGCCGAGCCGTACGACCTGAAGCTGTGGAAGACGCTCGCCGCCGACCTCGGCGCGGCCGGGCTGATGGTGCCCGAGGAGCTCGGCGGGCACGGCGCTTCGGCGCGCGAGACGGCCGTGGTGCTCGAAGAGCTGGGCCGCAGTGTGGCGCCGGTGCCGTTCCTCGGCAGTGCGGTGCTGGCGACGTCGGCGCTGCTGGCGGCGGGCGGCTCGGTCGCGGCCGAGCTGCTCCCCCGGCTCGCCGCGGGCGAGCTGACGGGTGCGCTGGCCGTGCCGCTGTCGACCGCGCCGGGTGCGGCTTTCCCGGCGACGGTGTCCGTGAACGGTGACGGGACGCTGAGCGGGCGGGCCGGCACGGTCGTCGACGCGTCCGTGGCCGAGCTGCTCGTGGTGCCCGCGACCGGGCCGGACGGGCCGGGGCTGTACGCGGTGGAGGCTTCGGCGGCCCAGGTGACCGAGCTGGTGTCGCTGGATCTCACGCGGCGGGTGGCCGACGTCGAGCTGGACCACGCCGCGGCGCGCCTCGTCGTGAGCGGCGCGGCCGCGCAGGCGGCGCTGGACACCGCGCTGACCACGGCGGCGGGGCTGCTCGCGTCGGAGCAGACGGGGCTCACGGAGTGGGCGCTGACGACCACCGTCACCTACCTCAAGGCCCGCTACCAGTTCGGCCGCCCGGTCGGCGGGTTCCAGTCGCTCAAGCACCGGCTGGCGAACCTGTACACGGACTTGGTGAACGCGCGCGCGACGGCGCGGTACGCGGCCGACGCGCTCGCCGGCGGCTTCGACGTGCCGATCGCGGTGGCCGTGGCGCAGGCGCGCGTCGCGCCGATCGCGGTGCACGCCGTGGAGGAGGCGATCCAGCTGCACGGCGGGATCGGCATGACATGGGAGCACCCCGCGCACCTGTTCCTCAAGCGCGCCAAGAGCGACGAGCTCGCGTTCGGCACGCCGGGCCGGCACCGCGCACGGCTGGCGGATCTCGTGGATCTGCCTGCCTGA
- a CDS encoding acyl-CoA dehydrogenase family protein: MTPDDLRAQVAGFLAAHDPKTTERLEFLRARYDAGLAWVHFPEGLGGQGAARALQPVVDRAFAAAGAPDNDPRRIGIGLGMAAPTILAFGTEEQRTRFLRPLWTGEEVWCQLFSEPGAGSDLAALATRAVRDGDDWVVTGQKVWTSGAHNSQWAILVTRTDPDVPKHQGMTYFMCDMTAPGVEVRPLRQITGEAEFNEVFLTGVRIPDSQRLGAVGEGWKVAQTTLMNERVAIGGNALPREGGLIGMVSKTWRERPELRTPELRDRLVQHWVEAESLRLAASRLRQQLTAGAPGPEGSAMKVAFSELNQKLTGLEIELLGEEGLRYDDWTLRRPEKVDFLGREAGYRYLRAKGNSIEGGTSEVLRNIISERVLGLPSEPRVDKDVAWKDLPR, encoded by the coding sequence ATGACCCCCGACGACCTCCGGGCCCAGGTGGCCGGGTTCCTGGCCGCGCACGACCCGAAGACCACCGAACGGCTGGAGTTCCTGCGCGCCCGCTACGACGCGGGTCTGGCATGGGTGCACTTCCCCGAGGGCCTGGGCGGCCAGGGTGCGGCGCGCGCGCTGCAGCCGGTGGTCGACCGCGCGTTCGCCGCGGCCGGCGCGCCGGACAACGACCCGCGCCGCATCGGCATCGGCCTCGGCATGGCCGCGCCGACGATCCTCGCCTTCGGCACCGAGGAGCAGCGCACGCGCTTCCTGCGTCCACTGTGGACGGGCGAGGAAGTGTGGTGCCAGCTGTTCAGCGAACCCGGCGCGGGCTCCGACCTCGCCGCGCTGGCCACGCGCGCGGTGCGCGACGGCGACGACTGGGTCGTGACCGGGCAGAAGGTGTGGACCTCGGGCGCGCACAACTCGCAGTGGGCCATCCTCGTCACCCGCACCGACCCGGACGTGCCGAAGCACCAGGGCATGACGTACTTCATGTGCGACATGACCGCGCCGGGCGTCGAGGTCCGGCCGTTGCGCCAGATCACCGGCGAGGCCGAGTTCAACGAGGTGTTCCTCACCGGCGTGCGCATCCCGGACTCGCAGCGGCTCGGTGCCGTCGGCGAGGGCTGGAAGGTCGCGCAGACCACGCTGATGAACGAGCGCGTGGCCATCGGCGGCAACGCTCTGCCGCGTGAGGGCGGCCTGATCGGCATGGTCTCGAAGACCTGGCGCGAGCGGCCCGAGCTGCGCACGCCGGAGCTGCGCGACCGGCTCGTGCAGCACTGGGTGGAGGCCGAGTCGCTGCGGCTGGCCGCTTCCCGGCTGCGCCAGCAGCTCACGGCCGGTGCGCCGGGGCCGGAGGGCTCCGCGATGAAGGTGGCCTTCTCCGAGCTGAACCAGAAGCTCACCGGGCTGGAGATCGAGCTGCTCGGCGAAGAAGGCCTGCGCTACGACGACTGGACGCTGCGGCGGCCGGAGAAGGTCGACTTCCTCGGGCGCGAGGCGGGTTACCGCTACCTGCGCGCGAAGGGCAACTCGATCGAGGGCGGGACCTCGGAGGTCCTGCGCAACATCATCTCCGAACGCGTGCTGGGGCTGCCGTCCGAGCCGCGGGTGGACAAGGACGTCGCCTGGAAGGACCTGCCGCGATGA